One window of Botrimarina mediterranea genomic DNA carries:
- a CDS encoding beta-ketoacyl-[acyl-carrier-protein] synthase family protein, which produces MSDVLITGVGVVSPIGIGVDAVGDSLNSKRSGIRSIDELAQVGWIAPFGGQVADFDGKRYVQPRKSLKVMAREIQLAFAAGELAWTDAGLDSIEVDPERVGVVGAAGLLYCGLDELAAPLAESLNEKGEVDLRLWGSQGMRQLFPLWMLKYLPNMAACHVGIRKQAFGPTNTISLGDVSSLLAIGEAAAAIERGAADVMIAGGASTKLDLTDLVFHGGAGLSRHAGDPAEACRPFDKDRGGYVAAEGAAFFLLESRDHAERRGFAQRGGKAWGSVAAVSTRCEPSIDSRQPTGKAIVGAVQDALEKASVAPSDLAMVKAHGSARIETDAMEAAALAETIGDAPVTAPTSYLGSSGAAGGSLELALALVGWRQGVVPATLNYETPDPACPVNASAEHRPADGEAMLALNYALTGQAIAAVIERA; this is translated from the coding sequence GTGTCCGATGTGTTGATTACCGGCGTTGGCGTCGTCTCACCGATCGGGATCGGTGTGGACGCGGTCGGCGATTCGCTTAACTCGAAGCGATCGGGCATCCGCTCCATCGACGAGCTGGCCCAGGTGGGCTGGATTGCCCCGTTCGGGGGGCAGGTCGCCGACTTTGACGGCAAACGCTACGTCCAGCCCCGCAAAAGCCTCAAGGTGATGGCCCGGGAGATCCAGCTGGCGTTCGCGGCGGGCGAGCTCGCCTGGACCGACGCAGGGCTCGACTCGATCGAGGTCGATCCCGAACGGGTCGGCGTCGTCGGCGCCGCGGGGCTGCTCTACTGCGGCCTGGACGAGCTCGCCGCGCCGCTGGCCGAGAGCCTCAACGAGAAGGGCGAGGTCGATCTACGGCTGTGGGGCTCGCAAGGGATGCGGCAGCTCTTTCCGCTGTGGATGCTCAAGTACCTGCCGAACATGGCGGCGTGTCACGTCGGCATCCGCAAACAGGCGTTCGGGCCGACCAACACGATCTCGCTGGGCGACGTGTCGAGCCTGTTGGCGATCGGCGAGGCGGCCGCAGCGATCGAACGCGGCGCGGCCGACGTGATGATCGCCGGCGGCGCCAGCACGAAGCTCGACCTCACGGACCTCGTCTTCCACGGCGGCGCCGGGCTGAGCCGTCACGCGGGCGACCCCGCCGAAGCCTGCCGGCCGTTTGATAAAGACCGAGGTGGGTACGTCGCCGCGGAGGGCGCAGCGTTCTTCCTCCTCGAAAGCCGCGATCACGCCGAGCGTCGCGGCTTCGCCCAACGCGGCGGCAAGGCGTGGGGCAGCGTCGCAGCGGTCTCGACGCGTTGCGAGCCATCGATCGACTCACGCCAACCGACAGGTAAGGCGATCGTTGGCGCCGTACAAGACGCGCTCGAGAAAGCCAGCGTCGCGCCGAGCGACTTGGCGATGGTCAAAGCCCATGGCTCGGCCCGCATCGAAACCGACGCGATGGAAGCCGCCGCCCTGGCGGAGACGATCGGCGACGCCCCGGTAACGGCGCCGACAAGTTATCTGGGGTCTTCGGGCGCCGCGGGCGGATCGCTGGAGTTGGCGCTCGCGCTGGTCGGCTGGCGCCAAGGCGTCGTCCCCGCGACGCTCAACTACGAGACGCCCGACCCGGCGTGCCCGGTGAACGCCTCGGCCGAGCACCGCCCCGCGGACGGCGAGGCGATGCTGGCGCTCAATTATGCGCTGACGGGGCAGGCGATCGCCGCGGTGATCGAACGGGCATAG
- a CDS encoding fatty acid desaturase family protein: MSAEIDPSAAEPAFSMRQARDLLRDEDLRPKLWLYWTDLLLSWAGLLVGIHCMVDVHLPWPARFAGYVAAVILGYRCALFTHEIAHQPEKEFRTFRFVWNLLIGIPFLMPSFTYAIHLEHHRRRSYGTSHDGEYLPFGTRPVWHLLAYLGQSFFIPLLAIFRFGVLTPLTWLGRPVRDWVHQHASSMIIDPAYVRPLPSDRQLSAIRLQEAATFGFLVISTVLNVCSWMDIGGVRALVEPWLLLNVYIVAVSVIFINAVRTLGAHRYYYDRRAEDDRPMSFTEQLLDSVNYPRRPFTTTLWAPVGLQFHALHHLFPSLPYHSLRAAHQRLMAGLPADSPYRQTNSPGLLHALADLWRRASESQTPKGKVERGKRKSSELEAA, from the coding sequence GTGTCAGCAGAAATCGACCCTTCGGCCGCAGAGCCGGCTTTTTCGATGCGACAGGCGCGGGACCTGCTGCGTGACGAGGACCTACGGCCCAAGCTCTGGCTCTACTGGACCGACCTCTTGCTGAGCTGGGCCGGCTTGCTGGTCGGCATCCATTGCATGGTGGACGTTCACCTGCCATGGCCCGCACGGTTCGCGGGGTACGTAGCGGCGGTGATCCTCGGGTATCGGTGCGCTCTGTTCACCCACGAGATCGCCCACCAGCCCGAGAAGGAGTTCCGCACGTTCCGCTTCGTCTGGAACCTGTTGATCGGCATCCCCTTCTTGATGCCCTCGTTCACCTACGCGATCCATCTCGAGCATCACCGCCGCCGCAGCTACGGCACCAGCCACGACGGCGAGTACCTGCCCTTCGGCACGCGGCCTGTCTGGCATCTGCTGGCGTACCTGGGGCAGAGCTTCTTCATTCCCCTGCTGGCGATCTTCCGCTTCGGCGTGCTGACGCCGCTGACATGGCTCGGGCGGCCCGTCCGCGACTGGGTCCACCAGCACGCCTCGTCGATGATCATCGACCCCGCTTACGTCCGGCCGCTCCCTTCCGACCGCCAACTCAGCGCGATCCGTCTCCAAGAGGCGGCGACGTTCGGCTTTCTCGTCATCAGCACGGTGCTGAACGTTTGCAGCTGGATGGACATCGGCGGCGTCCGCGCGCTCGTCGAACCCTGGCTGCTGCTCAACGTTTACATCGTCGCCGTCTCGGTGATCTTCATCAACGCGGTGCGCACGCTCGGCGCCCACCGCTACTACTACGACCGCCGCGCCGAAGACGACCGACCGATGTCCTTCACCGAGCAACTGCTCGACTCGGTCAACTACCCACGACGTCCCTTCACGACAACGCTCTGGGCGCCGGTGGGCCTCCAGTTCCACGCCCTGCATCACCTCTTCCCGTCGCTGCCGTACCACTCGCTACGCGCAGCGCACCAACGCCTGATGGCGGGCTTGCCGGCCGACTCCCCGTACCGCCAAACCAACAGCCCCGGGCTGCTGCACGCGCTGGCGGACCTGTGGCGAAGGGCGAGCGAGTCGCAAACACCAAAGGGGAAAGTGGAAAGGGGAAAGCGGAAGAGCTCGGAACTCGAAGCGGCCTAA
- a CDS encoding N-acetyltransferase, which translates to MPRPLRVEPVTNRYQRRDWLEMPWKVNVGDPCWVPPLRDTQKKLAGFGRHPIWDNIRGQAYLAMRGPEPVGRILAIDNPTHNEFHEENTGFFGFFECRDDPEAAAGLLKAAEDWLRERGRASARGPFNPAINYEFGVLIEGFDTPPYFLLTHNPPYYQRLIEAAGYGKAHDMYAYRGDVSMLDAVSKDKKLITVDQMVRERFGVKVRPMDPKNFGREVETFLTIYNQAMVETWGHCPMTRDEVVHFAKDLRQLLVPELARIAEVDGRPVGCVFGLLDYNPRIKEIDGRLFPFGWVKLLANRKGLKRIRLVSTNVLPEYQSWGVGVCLTVSMLEPALAHGVTDCEFSWILESNDLSRKTVEKGGALRYKTWRVFEKEL; encoded by the coding sequence ATGCCCCGTCCGCTCCGCGTCGAGCCCGTCACCAACCGCTACCAGCGTCGCGACTGGCTCGAAATGCCTTGGAAGGTGAATGTCGGCGACCCGTGCTGGGTTCCGCCGCTGCGGGACACGCAGAAGAAGCTGGCGGGGTTCGGGCGTCACCCGATCTGGGACAATATCCGGGGGCAGGCCTATCTCGCCATGCGCGGGCCTGAGCCCGTGGGCCGCATCCTGGCGATCGACAACCCGACCCACAACGAGTTCCACGAAGAGAACACGGGGTTCTTCGGCTTCTTCGAGTGCCGGGACGACCCCGAGGCGGCCGCCGGGCTGCTCAAGGCAGCCGAGGACTGGCTACGCGAGCGCGGCAGGGCCAGCGCTCGGGGGCCGTTCAATCCGGCGATCAACTACGAGTTCGGCGTGCTGATCGAGGGCTTCGACACGCCGCCGTACTTCTTGCTGACGCACAACCCGCCGTACTACCAGCGGCTCATCGAAGCGGCGGGCTACGGCAAGGCCCACGACATGTACGCCTACCGTGGCGACGTCTCGATGCTCGACGCGGTGTCAAAGGACAAGAAGTTGATCACGGTCGATCAGATGGTCCGCGAACGCTTCGGCGTCAAAGTACGGCCGATGGACCCCAAGAACTTTGGCCGCGAGGTGGAGACGTTTCTCACGATCTACAACCAGGCGATGGTCGAGACCTGGGGCCACTGCCCGATGACCCGCGACGAGGTCGTTCACTTCGCCAAGGACCTGCGGCAACTGCTGGTGCCGGAACTGGCGCGGATCGCCGAAGTCGACGGCAGGCCGGTGGGGTGCGTCTTTGGTTTGCTCGATTACAACCCACGCATCAAGGAGATTGACGGCCGGCTGTTCCCGTTCGGTTGGGTCAAGCTGCTGGCGAATCGGAAGGGGCTGAAGCGGATCCGCCTGGTGAGCACCAACGTGTTGCCCGAGTACCAGAGCTGGGGCGTCGGCGTCTGCCTGACGGTGAGCATGCTCGAACCGGCGCTCGCGCACGGCGTGACCGACTGCGAGTTCAGCTGGATCTTGGAGAGCAACGACCTGTCGCGCAAGACGGTGGAGAAGGGGGGGGCGTTGCGCTACAAGACGTGGCGGGTGTTTGAGAAGGAGCTGTGA
- a CDS encoding NAD-dependent epimerase/dehydratase family protein: MRSVLVTGATGFIGARLAQRLVERGNRVACLVRPTSDTSRLERLGVECRVGSLGDEESLSAALEGVDAVYHLAGLVHATRLEDFLEVNADGAERLCRAAAVQSTPPTVLSVSSLAATGPSLPGQPHNEATPPSPVSFYGQSKLAGEHACRRLADRVPLSILRPPVVFGPGDRDGLLLFKTLRKFPIHFVPQMKGLPLSLIYVDDLVAAMIAVAEHGERVATPTDPDNPAEPNDPRGLYFAADPTESSYADMGRLAAAALGKKIVVIRRRKYPFLPVAIAGDVIGRIKGKAPLFGMDKLREASASGWVCDPTKIMTTLGWKPAASLGERYEQTHAWYREAGWL; the protein is encoded by the coding sequence ATGCGTTCTGTCCTCGTCACCGGCGCCACCGGCTTCATCGGCGCCCGTCTCGCCCAGCGGCTTGTCGAGCGGGGCAACCGCGTGGCTTGCCTCGTCCGGCCAACCAGCGACACGTCGCGTCTCGAACGGCTGGGCGTTGAATGCCGGGTCGGCTCACTCGGCGACGAGGAGAGCCTCTCCGCGGCCCTGGAGGGCGTTGACGCCGTCTATCACCTCGCCGGCCTCGTCCACGCCACACGGCTCGAAGACTTCCTGGAGGTCAACGCCGACGGCGCCGAGCGGCTCTGCCGGGCCGCTGCCGTCCAATCGACGCCGCCGACGGTGCTGTCGGTCAGCTCGCTGGCGGCAACGGGGCCCTCGCTCCCCGGCCAACCGCACAACGAAGCCACGCCGCCGTCCCCCGTCTCCTTCTACGGCCAGAGCAAACTCGCCGGCGAACACGCCTGCCGCCGGCTCGCCGATCGCGTTCCGCTGTCGATCCTCCGCCCGCCGGTGGTCTTCGGCCCCGGCGACCGCGACGGCCTCTTGCTCTTTAAGACGCTACGAAAGTTCCCGATCCACTTCGTGCCGCAGATGAAGGGCCTGCCCCTGTCGCTGATCTACGTCGACGACCTCGTCGCAGCGATGATCGCCGTCGCCGAGCACGGCGAGCGCGTCGCCACCCCTACCGATCCCGATAACCCCGCCGAGCCCAACGACCCCCGCGGCCTCTACTTCGCCGCCGACCCCACCGAGTCGTCCTACGCCGACATGGGCCGCCTGGCCGCCGCGGCCCTCGGCAAAAAGATCGTGGTGATCCGCCGCCGTAAGTACCCGTTCTTACCGGTCGCGATCGCCGGCGATGTCATTGGCCGCATCAAAGGCAAAGCCCCTCTCTTCGGCATGGACAAGCTGAGAGAAGCCTCGGCGAGCGGCTGGGTCTGTGACCCGACGAAGATCATGACAACGCTAGGCTGGAAGCCGGCGGCTTCGTTGGGTGAGCGTTACGAGCAAACCCATGCTTGGTATCGCGAAGCCGGGTGGCTGTAA
- a CDS encoding biotin/lipoyl-binding protein: protein MATLADSLVSSSSRRLPIRVRPDLEAKKQRYQGRVYWVVKDPVALQYFRFEEEEFAILSMLDGESSLDEIAEEFERRFPPQSIQTEELQQFVGTLHRSGLVITDSPGQGDQLKKRRDERRWKEVQQKFTNILSVRFKGIDPDWILNLLYSFPPVRWFFSRTALVLCIVLCLSALSLILVQFDLFQSKLPDFNTFFAAENWLLLAIVLGSTKILHEFGHGLSCKHFGGECHEMGVMLLVLTPCLYCNVSDSWMLPNKWHRAAIGAAGMYVEVVLASICTFIWWFTEPGLLHYVCLNIMFVSSVSTILFNANPLLRYDGYYILSDLMEVPNLRQKASTILNRTMAKYCLGMEQQEDPFLPKKNQWLFATYTVAAALYRWVVVLSILYFLNQVFEPYGLKPLGQAIALMAVWGLVGQPFVKLYKYFKVPGRLNKVKRVPLLVTLAIIAAAIAAVFTVPLPAYVYCPAVIHPRGAASVYAGVPAMLEEVFVKPGQRVEAGQELARLKSIDLEIGIARLQGEVDGYKAEIRSLENIAFNDATASGRLGLARESLASAERQLKKQLEDAERLTLRAPIAGVVMEPDYKSNRTQDPKDLGSWEGSPLAEKNLGATLEATERFCRIGDPRSLEARILIGQDDIELVAEGQPVRLMLNQTTDLIYPSEITSISREELPETPPRLSSLTGGAVATEMDKSGQAKPLTPMFEATVPLGDYASLPEEYKQQHDLLRVGLVGEAKITIEPRTLWQRFYRYLTKTVNFDL from the coding sequence ATGGCCACTCTCGCCGACAGCCTGGTTTCTTCCAGCAGCCGGCGGCTGCCGATCCGGGTGCGGCCTGACCTCGAGGCGAAGAAGCAGCGTTATCAGGGGCGCGTCTACTGGGTCGTGAAGGACCCGGTAGCGCTGCAGTACTTCCGGTTCGAGGAAGAGGAGTTTGCGATCCTCTCGATGCTCGACGGCGAGTCGAGCCTCGACGAGATCGCCGAGGAGTTCGAGCGCCGGTTCCCGCCGCAGTCGATCCAGACCGAGGAGTTGCAACAATTCGTCGGCACGCTGCACCGCAGCGGGCTGGTGATCACCGACTCGCCGGGGCAGGGGGATCAGCTCAAGAAGCGACGTGACGAGCGCCGCTGGAAAGAGGTTCAACAGAAGTTCACCAACATCCTCTCGGTCCGCTTCAAGGGGATTGATCCCGACTGGATCCTCAATCTGCTCTACAGCTTCCCGCCCGTGCGGTGGTTCTTCAGCAGGACGGCGCTGGTGCTGTGCATCGTGCTGTGCCTGTCGGCCTTGTCGTTGATCTTGGTGCAGTTCGATTTGTTCCAGTCGAAGCTGCCGGACTTCAACACGTTCTTCGCGGCCGAGAACTGGCTGCTGCTGGCGATCGTGCTCGGCAGCACGAAGATCCTCCACGAGTTCGGCCACGGGCTGTCTTGCAAGCACTTCGGCGGCGAGTGCCACGAGATGGGCGTCATGCTGCTGGTGCTGACGCCGTGCCTGTACTGCAACGTCAGTGACTCGTGGATGCTGCCCAACAAGTGGCATCGCGCGGCGATCGGCGCGGCGGGGATGTACGTGGAGGTCGTGCTGGCCTCGATCTGCACGTTCATCTGGTGGTTCACCGAGCCCGGGCTGCTGCACTACGTGTGTCTGAACATCATGTTCGTGAGCTCGGTGAGCACGATCCTGTTCAACGCTAACCCGCTGCTCCGTTACGACGGCTACTACATCCTCAGCGACCTGATGGAGGTCCCCAACCTCCGCCAGAAGGCGAGCACCATCCTCAACCGGACGATGGCCAAGTACTGCCTAGGGATGGAGCAGCAAGAAGACCCTTTCCTGCCGAAGAAGAACCAGTGGTTGTTCGCGACCTACACCGTCGCCGCGGCGCTGTATCGTTGGGTGGTGGTGTTGTCGATCCTCTACTTCCTCAATCAGGTCTTCGAGCCTTACGGGCTCAAGCCGCTCGGCCAGGCGATCGCGCTGATGGCGGTGTGGGGGTTGGTCGGGCAGCCGTTCGTGAAGCTCTACAAGTACTTCAAGGTGCCGGGGAGGCTGAACAAAGTGAAACGCGTCCCGCTGTTGGTGACCCTGGCGATTATCGCGGCCGCCATCGCGGCGGTGTTCACCGTGCCGCTGCCCGCGTATGTCTACTGCCCGGCGGTGATCCACCCGCGCGGGGCGGCGAGCGTTTACGCCGGCGTCCCCGCGATGCTCGAAGAGGTCTTCGTCAAACCGGGCCAGCGTGTCGAGGCGGGCCAGGAGCTCGCGCGGCTCAAGAGCATCGACCTGGAGATCGGCATCGCCCGCCTCCAAGGCGAGGTCGATGGCTACAAGGCGGAAATCCGTTCGCTCGAGAACATCGCGTTCAACGACGCGACCGCGTCGGGCCGGCTGGGGCTGGCGCGCGAGAGCCTCGCCAGCGCCGAACGGCAACTCAAGAAGCAGCTCGAGGACGCCGAGCGGTTGACGCTGCGGGCGCCGATCGCGGGCGTCGTCATGGAGCCCGACTACAAGTCGAACCGCACCCAGGACCCGAAGGACCTGGGGAGCTGGGAGGGATCGCCACTGGCGGAGAAGAATCTCGGCGCGACGCTCGAGGCGACCGAGCGCTTCTGCCGGATCGGCGACCCGCGGTCGCTCGAGGCCCGCATCTTGATCGGTCAGGACGACATCGAGCTCGTGGCCGAGGGCCAGCCGGTGCGGCTGATGCTCAACCAGACGACGGACCTGATCTATCCGAGCGAGATTACGTCGATCTCGCGCGAGGAATTGCCGGAGACCCCGCCGCGGCTATCGAGCCTCACCGGCGGCGCGGTGGCCACCGAGATGGACAAGTCGGGCCAAGCGAAACCGCTAACGCCGATGTTCGAGGCGACCGTCCCGCTGGGCGACTACGCGAGTCTCCCCGAAGAGTACAAGCAGCAACACGACCTCTTGCGAGTTGGCCTCGTGGGCGAGGCGAAGATCACGATCGAGCCACGGACGCTGTGGCAGCGGTTCTATCGGTACCTGACGAAGACGGTGAACTTCGATTTGTGA
- a CDS encoding efflux RND transporter periplasmic adaptor subunit — protein MKTRSLATRRLLLVTTPAALAVLVAFATQVTAQYPLPPDPQVGGGGARAAAGDRTHAIDGFIGLVTKRDLAATEAGILTHVGVKIGSRFQGEDIIAEIDTREAEQAYKRAQAEYQHTLARANDEIEKRYAEAQEKVERADLEEIYEANKGLPGTVPEAEVRKEELEWKRAQLGGEKALKDQQLAMMEVNVKRAEMQLAEIAIEKRRVRAPFGGEVLKLHREEGEWVQPGDTIAEVARLDLLQVDGFVYFDEFDQRDIENCRVTVSVPVAPGRTEEATGYIVYVDPLAEYDGERSRYRVRAEIANRLEGGRWAISPNLPATMEIHLGTKGEGPAVGGRATRARAAR, from the coding sequence ATGAAGACGCGATCCCTCGCCACCCGCCGCCTGCTGCTCGTCACAACGCCCGCTGCGTTGGCGGTGCTCGTCGCGTTCGCTACGCAGGTGACTGCGCAGTACCCGCTGCCGCCCGACCCGCAGGTCGGGGGTGGGGGCGCCCGCGCCGCGGCTGGCGATCGGACGCACGCGATCGATGGCTTTATTGGCCTCGTGACCAAGCGTGACCTTGCCGCTACGGAGGCGGGTATCCTGACGCACGTCGGCGTTAAAATTGGGTCGAGGTTTCAGGGCGAGGACATCATCGCCGAGATCGACACCCGCGAGGCCGAGCAGGCGTACAAGCGCGCCCAGGCGGAGTACCAGCACACGCTGGCGCGGGCGAACGACGAGATCGAGAAGCGTTACGCCGAGGCTCAAGAGAAGGTCGAGCGGGCGGACCTCGAAGAGATCTACGAGGCCAACAAGGGGCTCCCCGGCACCGTGCCCGAGGCCGAGGTCCGCAAGGAGGAGCTCGAGTGGAAGCGCGCCCAGCTGGGCGGCGAGAAGGCGCTCAAGGATCAGCAGCTCGCGATGATGGAAGTGAACGTCAAGCGCGCCGAGATGCAGCTGGCGGAGATCGCGATCGAGAAGCGCCGCGTTCGTGCGCCGTTCGGGGGCGAGGTGCTCAAGCTCCATCGCGAAGAGGGGGAGTGGGTGCAGCCCGGCGACACGATCGCCGAGGTCGCTCGGCTCGACCTGTTACAGGTAGACGGCTTCGTTTACTTCGACGAATTCGACCAGCGCGACATCGAGAACTGCCGCGTGACGGTGAGTGTCCCCGTGGCGCCTGGCCGTACGGAGGAGGCCACCGGCTACATCGTCTACGTCGATCCGCTAGCCGAGTACGACGGCGAACGGTCCCGCTACCGCGTCCGCGCCGAAATCGCCAACCGCCTCGAAGGGGGCCGCTGGGCGATCAGCCCGAACCTCCCCGCCACGATGGAGATTCATCTGGGGACGAAGGGGGAGGGGCCGGCGGTGGGCGGACGGGCGACGAGGGCGCGGGCCGCCCGCTAA
- a CDS encoding efflux RND transporter periplasmic adaptor subunit, translated as MSQVSPSSAAPDDDAIRRAKAEIESIVRQISELSRQDVSPDVYYEEFLNKVVSALQAPGGAIWTVSETGQMQLGYQINLRQTGLAENPIAQEQHGRLLHRVLSAPVGPGFKEGLVAPPRSGFSAEGEVIDSASAEHLPANATDFLLVLAPVHNDQGAQGIVEVFQRPGARPAVQQGYLNFLLQVCQLAGDYLRGRRLAHLADKQGLWDQLESFTRLAHDRLDVKQSAFTIANEGRRLIGADRVTVAVGHGGRLKIQAISGQDVFDTRSNVSTLLTKVARAAAKTREDVWYTGDTSKLAPQVEKAIDAYVDESQTKAMAILPLVDRRGVDPEATEEDLRKGGRREGEVIGALIVEQMVDNRIADGFTQRVDVVRTHSETALGNALEHEGLFLMPVWKALGKSTWMFRRHTLPKTVLVTGLIVGAIAAALLVQKDFLIEGDGKLRPQDVANVFTEIEGTVDELHVTDDSLVEKGEVLVELKNIDLGKDLERTRGELNAANREYLEIDRQLTSQRSENLTPEERSQKQARRATLYEQLIASKAELALLEKKQQLLSVLSPMTGQVITSRVEERLENRPVNRGQVLMEIADPKGNWIVEVEMPDKRLGHITKAINDSPDKSVDVDFLLATTTDKTFTGKLTEKNIAASAEVRGDEGNTVLLTVEFDQSEFREAILDPKVGAEVKARVHCGRASIAYAYLHDLVDFIRMKVLFRL; from the coding sequence GTGTCCCAGGTCTCGCCATCATCCGCCGCACCCGACGACGACGCGATCCGCCGCGCTAAGGCCGAGATCGAGTCGATCGTCCGCCAAATCTCCGAGCTGTCCCGCCAGGACGTCTCGCCGGATGTCTATTACGAAGAATTTCTGAACAAGGTCGTCTCGGCCCTCCAAGCGCCCGGCGGGGCGATCTGGACGGTCTCCGAAACCGGCCAGATGCAGCTCGGGTACCAGATCAACCTCCGCCAGACCGGATTGGCGGAGAACCCGATCGCCCAAGAGCAGCACGGCCGGCTGCTGCACCGAGTGCTGTCGGCCCCGGTGGGGCCCGGTTTCAAAGAGGGCTTGGTGGCGCCGCCGCGGTCGGGTTTTAGCGCCGAGGGCGAGGTGATCGATTCGGCCAGCGCCGAGCACCTCCCCGCCAACGCCACCGACTTCCTGCTCGTGCTCGCTCCGGTCCACAACGACCAGGGCGCGCAGGGCATCGTCGAGGTCTTCCAGCGCCCCGGCGCCCGGCCCGCGGTGCAGCAGGGGTACCTGAACTTCCTGCTCCAGGTCTGCCAGCTCGCCGGCGATTACCTCCGGGGCCGGCGTCTCGCGCATCTCGCCGACAAGCAGGGTCTGTGGGACCAGCTCGAGTCGTTCACACGGCTGGCGCACGACCGGCTCGACGTGAAGCAGAGCGCGTTCACGATCGCCAACGAGGGCCGCCGGCTGATTGGCGCCGACCGAGTGACGGTCGCCGTCGGCCACGGCGGGCGGCTCAAGATCCAAGCGATCAGTGGGCAGGACGTCTTCGACACCCGGTCGAACGTCTCGACGCTGCTCACCAAAGTCGCCCGCGCTGCGGCGAAGACGCGCGAGGACGTTTGGTACACGGGCGACACCTCGAAGCTCGCGCCGCAGGTCGAGAAGGCGATCGACGCTTACGTCGATGAGTCGCAGACCAAGGCGATGGCGATCCTGCCGCTGGTGGACCGCCGGGGCGTCGATCCCGAGGCGACCGAAGAAGACCTCCGCAAGGGCGGCCGCCGTGAGGGCGAGGTCATCGGCGCGCTCATCGTCGAGCAGATGGTCGACAACCGCATCGCCGACGGCTTCACGCAGCGCGTCGACGTGGTGCGGACACACAGCGAGACGGCGCTGGGCAACGCCCTGGAGCACGAGGGGCTCTTCCTGATGCCCGTCTGGAAGGCGCTGGGCAAATCGACGTGGATGTTCCGCCGCCACACGTTGCCCAAAACGGTGCTGGTGACCGGCCTGATCGTCGGCGCCATCGCCGCGGCCCTGCTGGTGCAGAAGGACTTCTTGATCGAGGGGGACGGCAAGCTGCGGCCGCAAGACGTGGCGAACGTCTTCACCGAGATCGAAGGGACCGTCGATGAGCTCCACGTGACCGACGACTCACTGGTCGAGAAAGGCGAAGTCCTGGTCGAGCTGAAGAACATCGACCTCGGCAAAGACTTGGAGCGGACGCGCGGTGAGCTAAACGCCGCCAACCGTGAATACCTTGAGATCGACCGCCAGCTCACCAGCCAGCGGAGCGAGAACTTGACGCCCGAAGAGCGGTCGCAGAAGCAGGCCCGCCGGGCGACGCTCTATGAACAGCTGATCGCCTCGAAGGCCGAGCTGGCGCTGCTCGAGAAGAAGCAGCAGCTGCTATCAGTCCTCAGCCCGATGACCGGCCAAGTGATCACGTCGCGGGTCGAGGAGCGATTGGAGAACCGTCCGGTCAACCGCGGCCAAGTCTTGATGGAAATCGCCGACCCGAAGGGAAACTGGATCGTCGAGGTCGAGATGCCCGACAAGCGGCTCGGCCACATCACCAAGGCGATCAACGACTCGCCGGACAAGTCGGTGGACGTCGATTTCTTGCTAGCAACGACGACCGACAAGACGTTCACCGGCAAGTTGACGGAGAAGAACATCGCCGCCTCGGCGGAGGTCCGTGGCGACGAAGGGAATACCGTGCTGCTGACGGTCGAATTCGATCAGAGCGAGTTCCGCGAGGCGATCCTCGACCCCAAGGTGGGCGCCGAGGTGAAGGCCCGCGTCCACTGCGGCCGTGCGAGCATCGCTTACGCGTACCTGCATGACTTGGTGGACTTCATCCGGATGAAGGTCCTGTTCCGGCTGTGA